The following are from one region of the Nicotiana tabacum cultivar K326 chromosome 3, ASM71507v2, whole genome shotgun sequence genome:
- the LOC142176369 gene encoding uncharacterized protein LOC142176369: protein MTGKKEQAIYYVSKKSTSYEAKYTLLDITCCTLTWVVQKLMHYLLAYTTYLITWLDPLKYIFQKLMPTGRLAKWKILLTKFDIVYVTRTAMKAQALANHLAKNPVDDEYQPLSTYFLDEEVNSVKVIPEDTNAWKMFFDGAVNAKGVGIRAILVSPTGQHYPAITRLWVFCTNNTIEYEAFIIGMNMAID, encoded by the coding sequence ATGACCGGGAAGAAagaacaagccatatactatGTGAGCAAGAAGTCcactagttatgaagccaaatacactttgttggaTATAACttgttgcaccctaacttgggtcgTTCAGAAGCTTATGCATTACTTGTTGGCTTATACCACCTACCTCATAACCTGGTTGGACCCATTGAAATACATATTCCAAAAGCtgatgcccacagggaggttagcgaaatggaAAATCCTACTCACTAAGtttgacatagtttatgtcacccgcacggcaatgaaagctcAAGCTTTAGCAAATCACCTAGCTAAAAATCCTGTTGATGATGAATATCAGCCTCTGAGTACTTACTTTCTGGATGAGGAAGTAAATTCAGTTAAGGTAATTCCAGAGGACactaatgcttggaaaatgttcttcgatggagctgtgaATGCAAAAGGTGTTGGGATTAGGGCAATTTTGGTTTCGCCCACTGGCCAGCACTATCCGGCCATAACCCGGCTTTGGGTTTTCTGCACGAACAACACTATCGAGTATGAAGCCTTCATTATAGGCATGAACATGGCAATTGATTAg